In Priestia megaterium NBRC 15308 = ATCC 14581, the following proteins share a genomic window:
- the gabT gene encoding 4-aminobutyrate--2-oxoglutarate transaminase, with product MSQTFSKVATNLPGENAKQLLDRRHRAIPKGVSYGIPTFADTAEGAIVKDVDGNTFIDFVGAIGTINVGHSHPKVKEALHKQVDRFIHTGFNVMMYESYVELAERLAAIAPGEFDKKVLLLNSGAEAVENAVKIARKYTKRQGIISFNRGFHGRTLMTMTMTSKVKPYKYEFGPFAPEVYKAPYPYEYRRPQGLSVEAYEDFMITEFKNFLNTEVAPETIAAVVMEPIQGEGGFIVPGKRFVQEVYQLCKEHGILFVSDEIQAGFARTGRYFGIEHFDVEPDLITVSKSLGAGVPISGVIGRAEIMDESNPGELGGTYCGSPLGCEAALAVLDIIEEEKLNERGEYLGKVVTSRFEKLAEKYDCIGDIRGLGAMSAIELVKDRETKEADKELTQRIVKEANKRGLLLLSAGVFGNVLRILMPIVITDEQLEEGLAIFEAALEASVQQTVEV from the coding sequence ATGAGTCAAACTTTTAGCAAAGTAGCAACAAATTTACCGGGAGAAAATGCAAAGCAATTATTAGATAGAAGACACCGTGCCATTCCGAAAGGTGTAAGTTATGGCATTCCGACATTTGCTGATACGGCTGAAGGGGCGATCGTTAAAGATGTCGATGGCAATACGTTTATTGATTTCGTAGGCGCAATTGGCACAATCAATGTAGGGCACAGTCATCCAAAAGTAAAAGAAGCGCTTCACAAACAAGTAGACCGTTTTATTCACACGGGATTTAACGTAATGATGTATGAGTCATACGTAGAGCTTGCAGAAAGATTAGCAGCAATTGCACCGGGTGAATTTGACAAGAAAGTATTACTTTTAAATAGCGGAGCAGAAGCTGTAGAAAACGCAGTGAAAATTGCTCGTAAATATACAAAGCGCCAAGGAATTATTTCCTTTAACCGCGGTTTCCATGGCCGTACATTAATGACAATGACAATGACAAGTAAAGTAAAACCATATAAATATGAATTTGGACCGTTTGCTCCTGAAGTATACAAAGCTCCATATCCTTATGAGTATCGCCGTCCACAAGGGTTATCAGTTGAAGCATACGAAGATTTCATGATTACAGAATTCAAAAACTTCTTAAATACAGAAGTAGCACCGGAAACGATTGCAGCTGTTGTAATGGAGCCGATTCAAGGCGAAGGTGGTTTCATTGTTCCAGGTAAACGCTTTGTGCAAGAAGTGTATCAATTATGTAAAGAGCACGGAATTTTATTTGTATCAGATGAAATTCAAGCAGGATTTGCACGTACAGGCCGCTACTTCGGTATTGAACATTTTGACGTTGAGCCTGATTTAATTACGGTATCAAAATCATTAGGAGCTGGCGTACCAATCAGCGGTGTCATTGGCCGTGCTGAAATCATGGATGAATCTAATCCTGGTGAGCTTGGCGGAACGTATTGCGGAAGTCCTCTTGGATGTGAAGCAGCTTTAGCTGTACTTGATATCATTGAAGAAGAAAAGCTAAACGAACGCGGTGAGTACCTTGGAAAAGTGGTAACATCACGATTTGAAAAACTAGCAGAAAAATATGACTGTATCGGTGATATCCGCGGATTAGGAGCAATGTCTGCGATTGAGCTTGTGAAAGACCGTGAAACAAAAGAAGCAGACAAAGAGCTCACACAGCGTATCGTAAAAGAAGCAAACAAACGTGGATTATTACTGCTTAGCGCAGGAGTATTTGGAAACGTTCTTCGTATCTTAATGCCGATTGTTATTACAGATGAGCAGCTGGAAGAAGGCTTAGCTATTTTTGAAGCAGCACTAGAAGCAAGCGTACAGCAAACGGTTGAAGTGTAA
- a CDS encoding DUF2621 domain-containing protein, whose product MLEGWFLWVILFWVVFLMSMFAIGGFFMFRKFLKRLPKEDGMSELDWQDHYLSKTVHLWSADQKQLLNVLVEPVPELFRDVAKQKIAGKIGELAIEEQAASITEDLIVRGYILATPKRDHKFLLKTLKKQKIDAVPYQHLF is encoded by the coding sequence ATGCTAGAGGGCTGGTTTTTATGGGTTATTTTATTTTGGGTGGTCTTTTTAATGAGCATGTTTGCTATCGGCGGATTTTTTATGTTCAGGAAATTTTTAAAGCGCTTACCAAAAGAAGACGGCATGTCTGAGCTTGATTGGCAAGATCACTATCTTTCCAAAACCGTCCACCTTTGGTCAGCGGATCAAAAGCAGCTATTAAACGTTCTTGTTGAACCAGTACCTGAACTATTTCGCGATGTAGCCAAACAAAAAATCGCGGGAAAAATTGGGGAACTCGCAATTGAGGAACAAGCAGCCTCTATAACGGAAGACTTAATCGTACGTGGATACATTTTAGCTACGCCTAAACGTGATCATAAATTTTTATTAAAAACATTAAAAAAGCAAAAAATAGATGCCGTCCCTTATCAGCATTTATTTTAA
- a CDS encoding CcdC family protein, with protein sequence MVIASTLVAIFMASFILVIRMKAADKPTNAKKIILPPFFMSTGALMFIFPMFRVTGAELLEALIAGMIFSILLIKTSKFEIRDDHIYLKRSKAFAFIIIGLLIIRIAMKIYLSSSIDVGQLGGMFWILAFGMIVPWRIAMYTSYKKLERKLHNDRLGNTTILN encoded by the coding sequence TTGGTTATTGCTTCAACACTTGTCGCAATTTTTATGGCTTCTTTCATATTAGTTATTCGAATGAAAGCTGCTGATAAACCAACGAATGCAAAAAAAATTATACTTCCGCCTTTTTTTATGAGTACGGGAGCATTAATGTTTATCTTTCCAATGTTTCGAGTAACGGGTGCAGAACTGCTTGAGGCGTTAATAGCAGGCATGATTTTCTCAATCCTGTTAATTAAAACGTCTAAATTTGAAATTCGTGACGATCATATTTACTTGAAGCGTTCAAAAGCTTTTGCATTCATTATTATTGGTTTGCTTATTATTCGAATTGCAATGAAAATATATTTAAGTTCTTCAATTGATGTTGGCCAGCTTGGCGGTATGTTCTGGATTTTAGCATTTGGTATGATTGTACCGTGGCGCATTGCTATGTACACATCGTACAAAAAGCTCGAACGAAAGCTGCATAATGATCGTCTTGGGAATACAACGATATTAAACTAA
- a CDS encoding DUF2179 domain-containing protein gives MKDILLILLLQLIYVPILTLRTIFLVKGMSMYASVFGFVEALIYVFGLSLVFSGDQSTLAMVVYAVGFGVGIILGSYIESRLAIGYTTFLVNLMTKNEELINRLRQEGFGVTVYQGEGRDSARYRLDILTKRSREEELLAFIEEYEPRAFIISYEPRKFKGGFLLKSMKKQKQKQKAKADLTSTK, from the coding sequence TTGAAAGATATTTTGTTAATCTTGCTTTTGCAACTGATCTATGTACCGATCTTGACGCTGCGCACAATTTTTTTAGTCAAAGGTATGAGTATGTATGCCTCGGTTTTTGGATTTGTTGAAGCGTTAATTTATGTATTCGGCTTATCTCTTGTATTTTCAGGAGATCAAAGCACGCTTGCTATGGTTGTATATGCAGTTGGGTTTGGAGTGGGAATTATTCTTGGAAGTTATATCGAATCTAGACTTGCTATCGGATATACAACATTCTTAGTTAACCTTATGACCAAAAATGAAGAGTTAATTAACCGCCTTCGACAGGAAGGTTTTGGTGTTACTGTTTACCAAGGAGAAGGAAGAGACAGTGCACGCTATAGATTGGACATTTTAACAAAAAGAAGTAGAGAAGAAGAGCTATTAGCATTCATTGAAGAATATGAGCCTCGTGCTTTCATTATTTCGTACGAGCCGCGTAAATTTAAAGGCGGGTTCTTACTAAAATCAATGAAAAAGCAAAAACAAAAGCAAAAAGCAAAAGCGGATCTTACCTCTACTAAATAA
- a CDS encoding cytochrome c biogenesis CcdA family protein has protein sequence MGDLNLFLAFGAGFLSFISPCCLPLYPAFLSYITGVSVSELKEGAKSHQRKAFIHTAFFLLGFSVIFIMIGFATSFIGQWFFNYKDLIRQIGAILIIFFGLVVLGIFKPRILMQEHKLKFANKPAGLLGSSFIGMAFAAGWTPCTGPILVSVMALAATNPGSGLLYMIAYSLGFSIPFFIMTFFIGKMNWLKKHMNSMMKVGGYAMIGMGFILYFDWMTKIIIYTTSVFGGFTGF, from the coding sequence GTGGGAGATTTAAATTTGTTTTTGGCATTTGGCGCGGGGTTTTTATCGTTTATTTCACCCTGCTGTTTGCCTTTGTACCCAGCTTTTTTATCGTACATAACGGGAGTGTCAGTTAGCGAGCTAAAGGAAGGCGCTAAGTCACATCAGCGCAAAGCTTTTATTCACACAGCATTTTTTCTATTGGGGTTTTCTGTTATTTTCATTATGATTGGCTTTGCTACTTCTTTTATTGGTCAGTGGTTTTTTAACTATAAGGATTTAATTCGGCAGATTGGCGCTATTCTTATTATTTTCTTTGGTCTAGTTGTACTAGGAATTTTTAAGCCTCGAATTCTTATGCAGGAACACAAGCTTAAATTCGCAAATAAGCCGGCTGGACTCTTAGGTTCTTCTTTTATTGGTATGGCTTTTGCTGCCGGCTGGACTCCGTGTACGGGCCCTATTTTAGTATCAGTTATGGCCCTTGCAGCGACAAACCCAGGCTCCGGTCTTTTGTATATGATAGCTTATTCACTTGGGTTTTCTATTCCATTTTTTATTATGACGTTTTTTATCGGGAAAATGAACTGGTTAAAAAAACATATGAATTCTATGATGAAAGTTGGCGGATATGCAATGATCGGTATGGGATTTATTTTGTATTTTGACTGGATGACAAAAATTATTATTTATACAACGAGCGTATTTGGAGGGTTTACGGGCTTTTAA
- a CDS encoding aspartyl-phosphate phosphatase Spo0E family protein yields the protein MAKKDILLAIEKKREELIRIVRVSGLNSPPAIKHSQELDHLLNVYNEFPAQTTETTSS from the coding sequence TTGGCCAAAAAAGATATTCTATTAGCGATTGAAAAGAAACGAGAAGAACTCATCCGCATAGTCCGAGTAAGTGGATTAAACTCTCCACCTGCTATTAAACATAGTCAAGAATTAGATCATTTATTAAACGTTTACAATGAATTCCCTGCTCAAACAACAGAAACAACCTCTTCATGA
- a CDS encoding ABC transporter ATP-binding protein — protein sequence MKIEHSSVHKRLFRYTIPHKKSFFLAFTLLLIATAADLLGPILIKIFIDDYLTPKYLPLQPLVWLASSYLLLQLLKIVVQYFQLLQFQKIALQIIQQIRIDVFSHVHRLALRFFDNTPTGSLVSRITNDTEAMKEMFVEVIAVFIQNGVFLVGIFIAMFMLDMKLAFYCLVLLPFIWGLMKLYQHYSAIYYGQLREKLSQLNAKLHESLQGMSIIQLFRQEKRLRSEFEEINDEHYKAGMRNIKLDGLLLRPAVEILYILAVILVLSYFGISVADSPVKIGVLYAFINYLDRFFEPVNEMMQRLSMYQQAMVSASRVFDLMDEKEKNPVMTGEQKQGVQKGTVEFRNVTFSYDGVRDVLSDISFTVNEGETVALVGHTGSGKSSIINLLMRFYEQQKGDILIDNKPLSSFSNKQLRDEVGLVLQDAFLFADTVKRNITLHEDHFSDEQVKAAAEFVQAHAFIEALPNKYNEVLVERGSTLSSGQRQLLAFARTVIRNPKILILDEATAHIDTQTEEAIQEVLRDMGKGRTTIAIAHRLSTIQHADCILVLHKGKIVEKGTHTELLNKGGLYYNMYQLQHSEKEENFSKETGVKEIYTELIE from the coding sequence ATGAAAATTGAGCATTCTTCGGTACATAAACGTCTGTTTCGCTATACAATTCCGCATAAAAAATCATTTTTTTTAGCGTTCACACTATTATTAATTGCTACGGCTGCGGATTTATTAGGGCCCATTTTGATTAAAATTTTCATTGACGATTATTTAACTCCTAAGTATTTGCCTCTTCAGCCTCTTGTGTGGCTGGCTAGCAGTTATTTGCTTTTACAGCTTTTAAAAATTGTCGTTCAATACTTTCAGCTTCTGCAGTTCCAAAAAATTGCGCTTCAAATTATTCAGCAGATTCGAATTGACGTTTTTTCTCATGTTCATCGCTTGGCTCTTCGCTTTTTTGACAACACGCCCACGGGAAGCCTGGTATCTCGAATTACAAATGACACGGAAGCCATGAAAGAAATGTTTGTAGAAGTCATCGCGGTTTTTATTCAAAATGGGGTATTTTTGGTCGGTATTTTTATAGCCATGTTTATGCTAGATATGAAGCTGGCTTTTTATTGTTTAGTTCTTCTCCCGTTCATTTGGGGACTTATGAAGCTTTATCAGCATTACAGCGCTATTTACTACGGACAGCTTCGAGAGAAACTAAGCCAGTTAAATGCCAAGCTTCATGAGTCTTTGCAAGGCATGTCTATTATTCAGCTATTTCGTCAAGAAAAGCGGCTGCGCTCGGAATTTGAAGAAATCAATGATGAACATTACAAAGCGGGGATGCGCAATATTAAGTTAGATGGTTTGCTGCTAAGGCCGGCAGTCGAAATTCTTTACATTTTGGCCGTTATTCTTGTGCTCAGTTATTTTGGTATTTCCGTAGCTGACAGTCCTGTTAAAATTGGTGTTCTTTACGCGTTTATCAACTACTTGGATCGTTTTTTTGAGCCTGTTAATGAAATGATGCAGCGTCTCTCTATGTATCAGCAAGCGATGGTATCAGCCTCTCGGGTATTTGACTTGATGGATGAAAAAGAAAAAAATCCAGTCATGACAGGAGAACAAAAGCAGGGGGTACAAAAAGGAACGGTAGAATTCAGAAACGTAACGTTTTCCTATGATGGTGTTCGAGATGTACTTTCTGATATATCGTTTACGGTAAACGAAGGAGAAACAGTGGCTTTAGTAGGCCATACGGGAAGCGGGAAAAGCTCCATCATTAATTTATTAATGCGTTTTTATGAGCAGCAAAAAGGAGACATTTTGATCGATAATAAACCGCTATCGTCTTTTTCAAATAAACAGCTTCGAGATGAGGTAGGGCTAGTGCTTCAAGATGCCTTTTTATTTGCAGATACCGTGAAACGAAATATTACGCTGCACGAAGACCATTTTTCTGATGAACAAGTAAAAGCAGCGGCGGAATTTGTGCAAGCTCATGCATTTATCGAAGCCCTTCCAAATAAGTATAATGAAGTGCTAGTCGAAAGAGGTTCCACTTTATCAAGCGGCCAGCGTCAGCTCTTAGCATTTGCAAGAACGGTCATCCGGAATCCTAAAATCCTTATTCTTGATGAAGCAACAGCACACATTGATACACAAACAGAAGAAGCGATTCAAGAAGTGTTAAGAGATATGGGAAAAGGCCGTACAACAATTGCGATTGCCCATCGTTTATCCACTATTCAACACGCCGACTGTATTTTAGTACTGCATAAAGGAAAAATCGTCGAAAAAGGCACACATACTGAACTGCTAAACAAAGGCGGTTTGTACTATAATATGTATCAGCTTCAGCACAGTGAAAAAGAAGAGAATTTCAGCAAAGAAACAGGAGTAAAAGAGATTTATACAGAATTGATAGAGTGA